One Segatella copri genomic window, GCCTGTCATCGACCAGCCTTCTGTCATCACTGTTGATTCCAAGCAGGAAGATGCATTTGCAAAGACTGACGGCAAATCGGATATGACAAAGATAGCCGCAGTTTTGAATGATGCGAAGGAAATCATAGAGAACCATCTGGCAAAGGAAGAAATTGCGTATGCTATATTACGGTTCCTTTCCACCTCATTGGTATTCTCTTCCCATTTTGCAGAAGATGAACTATATAATTATATCACAGACTCATTCCATCCGGACAACACGCTTTCTGAGTTGTTCCATAAAATTGTAGGGAAAATCACTCAGATGGATCGCTGCTGTTCAATAGTCAGCCATCTTCATAAAGGAATGGTAGAGTTGCAGGAACAAGATTCGTGGATATACTTCAAGTTTCCATCCTATCTCAAGCAGATTCAGGCGATAGATAAGATGGTAAAAAAATAAAGTAGAATTAAAAATTAATATTATGCAGAAACTGAAACTGGTAATTCTTAGAAAAATTGAATCCAAATTCAAAGATTCTAAGTATGTGGCAGATATTGTGAAAATCAATGATGAGACAGGTTGTGGCGGTCTTCATGGCTATACTGACATCAACGACCCCGCCCTTGATGAATACCGTGATTGGATCAATTTCCATATTCGGATGATGGAGAGCATGAACGCCAGTAAGATGACCCTGACTGTTGGTGAGAATGTTGAACTCTGAAATCAAATTACATATGTAAGCAACCCCTATTTTGGCGGTTTGAGACAGAGGCACTTTTAGTTAAACCTGTTTAAAAATCGAAAAAGTTCAAATTCTTAAAATACTCTGTATCCCCAGTAAACACTGGGGATGGAGTTGTATTGCCATAGGGGTTGGATGCTTACGTTAATCAAGGCGGTGTCGAGCAGCCCAGCTTCCAGCATCCAGACACGGACACTCCTTTGGAGTAGTCCCAGGCAAGTCCCGATGGCCCACAATCTTCGCTTTCGGAAAGAGAATCTTCAGATTCCTGAAAAGGTCAATGAGTCTCGTTTCCTGCTCAGTGGTCATGGTGTTGCAAGGCTTGCCTTACTCATCGAGCCCTCCCTCATGAGGGTGTGTCATAAGTCTGTGGCGCACCCCTTTTTATTTTTTGCCTTTTCACAGATACGAAATCTTTAAAAAACATTTTTATTTACAACAAAGCCCAAACTTTCACAAGCTCGGGCTTTGCCTTTCCGCAAAAGATTTGTATCTTTGCAGAAAACTTCTTTAAGTATGGCAAAGATACAAATAAAATCTGAAACTCGGCACGAATTGAGCTTTTTTCCTAACTCTTTCGATGATTATGTGCCAAAAGACAGCAAAGTTCGTATGGTGGATCGTATTGTTCGCAGTATGGACATCAACCCTCTCATGGATACCTATGATGGGATTGGTGCTCCTCCTTACAGTCCGAAGATGCTTCTAAGTTTAGTTGTTTTTGCCTATATCAATGGCGTTTATTCCTGTCGTGGCATAGCGGACGCACTTAAATACGATGTTCGCTATATGTGGATTTGTGGAGGTAAGCAATTATCTTTCGCAACAATCAACCGCTTTAGATCCCATCATATGATTAAATGCATCGACTTTTATTTTGATGCAGTCGTCTCCATATTGGCTGAAAAGGGCGTGATTAGTCTGGAGGAACAATATGTTGATGGCACTAAGATAGAGTCGAAAGCAAACAAGTACACGTTTGTATGGAAGAAGACTGTGGAAAAGAACAGGGCTAAGCTCTTGGAAAAGACCTCTGCTGCATTGGCTCAGATAAAAGAACAAATTCGCCTGAATGGCGGGAGTGACATTAAGGAAGAAGACAGCGAGCCAGCCACTTCCGCCAAGGATGTAGAGAGAAGTGCACGTTTGTGTGAGAGGCAAGCTAAGAACCTTCCTAAGGCAAAGCTTACAGGAAGAGAGAAGCAAAAGCTAAATACTCAGATAGATCACTTGTTCAAAGCCTCGGACAAACTGCGCGAGTATGAAAAATCACTGGATATACTGGGCGAGAGAAACAGTTACTCCAAGACTGATCCCGATGCGACCTTCATGCGCCTCAAGGAAGATGCCATGAACAATGGGCAGACAAAGCCTGCCTATAACCTTCAAATTGCGACAGAGAATCAATATTGGACGAATTTCGCCCTTTATCCCAATCCAACAGACACCCTGACCTTCAAGCCTTTTTTGGATAAGTACAAGAAAAGATATGGAAAGCAATCCAAGAGCGTCACCGCAGACTCAGGGTATGGTTCGGAGGAGAACTACGAGTACCTAGAGATGGAAGAGATGATGGGTTATGTAAAGTACAACTGGTTTCACAAGGAACAGCATAAGCCTTTCAAGGAGGATGCCTTCAACCAAGCGAACTTCTACTACAACAGGGATGATGACTATTATGTCTGCCCCATGGGACAACACATGGAACCTTGTGGACAACGGCAAACGAAAAGTGACTCCGGCTATGTGTCTGTCATTACATTATATAGAGCACAACGATGTGATGGATGTCCGCTTGGAAGTCTCTGCAAGAAATCCAAAGGCAACAGAACCATATATGTCAACCATAAACTGAATGCATATAAAAAGGAAGCCTTCCTGCTACTAACGTCTGAAGAGGGCTTGAAACACAGAAGCCAGCGACCGATAGAGCCGGAAGC contains:
- a CDS encoding IS1182 family transposase; amino-acid sequence: MAKIQIKSETRHELSFFPNSFDDYVPKDSKVRMVDRIVRSMDINPLMDTYDGIGAPPYSPKMLLSLVVFAYINGVYSCRGIADALKYDVRYMWICGGKQLSFATINRFRSHHMIKCIDFYFDAVVSILAEKGVISLEEQYVDGTKIESKANKYTFVWKKTVEKNRAKLLEKTSAALAQIKEQIRLNGGSDIKEEDSEPATSAKDVERSARLCERQAKNLPKAKLTGREKQKLNTQIDHLFKASDKLREYEKSLDILGERNSYSKTDPDATFMRLKEDAMNNGQTKPAYNLQIATENQYWTNFALYPNPTDTLTFKPFLDKYKKRYGKQSKSVTADSGYGSEENYEYLEMEEMMGYVKYNWFHKEQHKPFKEDAFNQANFYYNRDDDYYVCPMGQHMEPCGQRQTKSDSGYVSVITLYRAQRCDGCPLGSLCKKSKGNRTIYVNHKLNAYKKEAFLLLTSEEGLKHRSQRPIEPEAVFGQMKADMHYKRFRHFGKDKVYMDIGLFGIGFNLKKYLGIKR